Genomic DNA from Salvia miltiorrhiza cultivar Shanhuang (shh) chromosome 1, IMPLAD_Smil_shh, whole genome shotgun sequence:
tgtgtatgtatAGTAAGTAAATTCTTAAACTCTCAatccttaatatatatatatacacacatgatgaggagtaaagtaCGCATGTATCTGGAGTGCATCAAAGGTCAAGGGGCAGCGCTGGAGCCGAGCAGAGGAGAACCGCCTCAATTAGCATTCCCCGAGGAGCTACCACCCAATGGAAGCATTCGCGGACCTTCAATGGTGTTTCTACTAAGTGAGTGGGCAGCGCTGACATATTCCTGCGGAGCTAGGATCGGCAGCGCTGCACAACAGACAAAAATTCGACAGATTACTGACACATTCGACGGCCGCCTATGCGGAGATTTCTCTTTAACTAACCTGGCAATTGTACGAAGATGTTGAATGACTTCTTTGCCCCTATTGTATTTCTCTATAAATAGTAAACTCATCTCTCATTGTAATGGGACGGATTATGAAATACAACACATTTTTCTCTTTCATCTACATATTTGTTCAAACTCTCAACACCCTTTATACCACAAGTGAAATATCTTATCTTAAAATATGAAATGCAATTAACGAACACATCAACACACTTAGTTTGAAAGGGTATTTCTGTAATAAATATCATAAATAATCGTCTAAGGAGTTGGATGAAAGATCAATGAATATCTAATAGTTTGATATATATCTAGCTAGAAAAAAACTTTTGATAGTGTTGATAAccaatcaaaatttataattattttgtgcccccataataaaaaaaatttggatcCGTCCCTGATGACATATCTGCATGTTCTAAATTTGGGGCACAACGGTTTAATTGGTGAGATACCCTCGAGTGTTAGAGGCCTAAAGAGTACTGTTGTACTTGATTTGGATCATTAGGGGGTCTGACCTTCCTCAGCAATCTCGATGTTTCAAACAACAATTTGTCCGGCCTCAATCCTTTTGGGGGCCAGCTCACCACATTTCCAGCATCCAAATATGAAAATAGCACCGGGCTGTGCGGGGTTCCGTTGCCGTCTTGCACCTTGGGGGCGTCCGCCCGTCACACTCGTCCGCGTGAGGGAAGAGGCAAAGCATGGCTGCATGGCATTTTCGGCAAGCTTGGCGAAGAAGAAAGGGTGAAATTTGCATATTAAATGTGGTGTGTCCCACCACTGacgaaataaataataataataataataagaagaagaagaagaagaaagcagaaaggaggaggaggagaggagGAGAGGAGCAAGAGAAAAGCCCCGTCCCattctcttctccttcttctccctCCTGCTCTTCCCTCTCCCTTCTCAGGAGAAGGCGAAACAAGTTAAATGACCATTTGGGAGGGGAGAGGTTTAATTGCACCGAAGTTGGGACATCGAGCGTTTAACTGATCCAATGTCGAGTATAAGGGGCTAAACGCTATAAGAATATCTATATTAGGGGTGTAATTGCtaatcaacaatttttttaaattgtgattGTTTTGCACTAATTGATCCGAATCAATTTGGTCCAAATTGatttatctttttttgttttttggaaactcttttttctttttcgaaaTTTCAAATCCCATCCTTAAAAATAGAACTTCTGAATTCCTACCTGTTACCTAACACTTTATTTCATTATAAATGATAACGTTGAAATTTTAACAAATTTGATTGCTATTAAATAGTAAGTGTCATTTTCCATCTATAATTGCTTGGTTATGGTTCAGAAAAGATTAAACACGTTAAaacctaaaaaagaaaaacaataaagatCAGAAGAGCTTGCAAAGAGAATTAAATAGATCTCAACGAAATCATTGTACTTGCATGGGGAGTGTATATTGctcaataaaaactaaaagtcagaattttgtaaattttttttggataaatatatagtactactaactacatatataattaataaaactgAATGTCATTGCAAGTACTAACGCTTCAAGACGAAATTTGAAATAATAGTACTTTTTTCTAAGATCCAGTCAAATATACAATCTACATTCAAAGTCGCTTACAAATTTTTACTAACCAAAGGACTGCAAGAGtaatacaaaaaataagaaaactaGCAGTAGCCAGAGGCACCTGAGAGATCGCATAGtgatatgcatatttgtgtgtaacgttgtgtatatatgtatagttTGGCGACGGCCaagcgaaaaaaaaaattgaaaaaaaataaaaataaaataattttttgtttaatttttgaaaatttatttaattttcaataattttatttctattttacccATGCGTGTATTTTGTCTTTGAAGGTCTCTATCATGTATCATGCTCTTAGTACGTCACATATACGCATTGTGTGGTTTAGATTTTGATGTATATAATATTAAGTGGGATCTACATGATCCACTTCCTACATAGATAGATGGATAGACATACTTATTTCAcaatgaagtattttttttaatgaattattaTAGTAATACTTAATTTTTCTAGAATTGCatttatatcaattttttattagaTTTGATGACTCACTATACGTATTCGATTCTGTTTAATATACTCTTCAGACTGCCATATAATCTTTAAAGGTGATGTTTTCCCATATTAAGTGGTTTTGTATTTCCGGCTGTGTGCGATATTGTATTGCTTGGTGTTGAGGTCCCACATATAAGACGTTTCTTGTCTGTGTGCGATGATGTTTTTCCACCGTTTGGGTGGTGGTGAGGTCCCGCCTACGTGCGGGTTGCATAATTGATAATATTCAGATAACTCTTGtaatttcaacaaaaaaaataaaattaaatgttatAATTCGTATATAATTATCACAAGATATCGGAAGCCTATTTAGCAAAAACTTATACCTAATTACAGTACTTATCTTCTACGCATATGATAGCTGTTTATCCTCTCGTTGTCGTTGCTGATATAGTaattactattatattttaaataaaacacaagaacacataaaaatattatttcgaGCAACGAAAATTTTGAAGTTAAAATTCCAGTAGATTTGGGCCATGAATAGTAACCACCTCAAGAATAaaacgaaaaataaataatttataaataaataaataaattgcactACTAAATTTAATACGCCATAATTTATCCGAATAAACTTCTCGTGCAAATTTTATGTACAAGAAAAATCATCAGATTTTTCAAATTGTTGGAATAACTACTACTGCacaaaagtaaaagaaaaactACGTATTTATATACTCAATCTAAATCATGATGATCAACGTTAAATCCAAAACAAGCCGACGTCAATTTCTTGATCCATGTTGGAATTCGCGAAGAAAAACACTTGTTGGAGGATCTGTGTAGAGGACGAGGACGAGTACGAGGAGCCCCGATCTGTCCGTACAACATTGCAGCCCGTCTCAATAGAGGGTTGCCTGCATTGTGCCTAGGCCGTGCCACCGGTAACACTTTCGACGATACGACTTTAAGATCTCTCAACGACGTATATCTTGATCGCGAAGATTCTCCAACTTCATCTTCAAAAACTCCATTTTGTGAGATGGATATCGAGCTCTTCATGGCACTACTTACATATATGATCGAGGTCGAATAATATGTCaggcaaaaaatttactcttatagttgtatttatataatttggttgatgatatatatatataaaagagttgTAACTGTAGTAGGAATCGAGAAATGACACGATAATGAGTTGTAATTGTATTAGGAATCGAAAGTGTAAACAAATCATATTTGGAGAAGATATGTGCTAGTTATCTACAAGTAAAGTAGTATCTCGAGTACTAGATAATTCGtcatttttacaattttacaattttataatCTTAAAAGTTTATCTCCAGTGCAGTTTATCATTGATTCTTAAGTCGAGTTTTGCTGCTAGCCTTTATTTTTACTCCCACCGAGAAATACTTAATTTTGATTACAATGAAGTACCTTTTGATGAATTACTAAAATActtaatttcagttttacagAGTTGCATTTATCTCAAATTTTGATTCGATTTGATGACTCGATAACAACGACAAGTATATGCCCGATTCTCTGTAATCTATTCTTCATACTGTCATATATTctctaaataattaaatattgtaattcatatataattatcataatataTTAGATGCCTATTGTTTCTGatgtaattattatatttttgataaaacacAATAACACGAGGGCCGGTCCTGAGAATAATGAGGCCTTgggcgaaattataaaaataggcCCTCAATATATTAGCGcatcaatatattaaaaaataaaattttccattacttataaaaaatCACTTTATCTAGTAAAAAATTTTACTTAGAAAATCATCGACTTGTTATCTAACATCTCTTAATctctttttctatacataactaGTATTACTCgcgtgcgatgcacggcaaacaaaattatattttttagaatattatatttagaaaataaaattctataagttacttatattattatctaaaataactctaataaagataatagcattaaaatgaagataaaatcATCTTATAATTGGAGGCATATAATATGAATGACcaagatcttgacaaaacctttttaactaactattattattatctatttaatagtaattactccctctgtccgccaaaagtattccactttggctgggcacggagtttaataaaattggagatgatgttgatgtagtggagaaagggtcccatcactttatgagatgtgtggttgagattgaatttgaggtgagtttttgtaaataaagagtgtttgtaaggataaaatataaaagtgaatggtgggaccatgacttaaaaaggaaagtggataCTTTTTGcagacgccaaatatagtaattgtggaatacttttgacggaggaagggagtattatattttaaataaaacacaagaacacataaaatattatttcgaGCAACGAAAATTTTGAAGTTAAAATTCCAGTAGATATGGGCCATGAATAATAACCACATCAAGAAATTCAAATGGGCTTTAATACAAATTTAAAACCCAaaccccccccaaaaaaaaaaaaaaaagttggggTCGAAATTGCGAAACTTGTCACACTACAGATCTTGAAACTTCAATCATTGGTCCATCATCTCCACCACtagaaatagaaaataaataaattacaatatTGAGATAAACAGTTGCTAAGCAATGGCCACAATTGTGCAAATTCCCGTTCAGCGCTTCAGTAGCAGAGCTCCATCCTCTCCCTCCAAAAATGGCGAAATCAGCAGATTTTTCAGCTCCGTTTCGAATTCGAAGTCTGCTCGCAGCAGATTGAAGGTGAGAGCGGTGAAGGAGAAGATTGAGGAAATCAAGACCTCTTCATCTGCAGATGAAATCACCAAGAAATATGGGCTTGAAGTTGGTTTGTGGAAGGtgccctttttttcttttttcctcttTTAGTTTGAGAGCTTAAAATGATTCTCGAACCTTGGAATTTGATCGAATTTCCACATGGGTTTTAGCATGTTTTGTGGATTTTGCAAATCCTGTTTGGGAaagttttcttcttgaaattagCTTTTGTGATTATGATAATCCCAGAATCATAACATTTGTGCTCTAGTTAAAGTTTAGATCTTTTAAGAATTTCACATTTCAATCTTGATGGAAATTGCAAAATCATTGAAAAAAAATGCAGATATTTTCGTCGAAAGAAGGAGGTGAGAAGAAATCAAAAGGTGATGAAGCAAAGGAGCTGTTGGCAAAATATGGAGGGGCATATTTGGCAACTTCGATAACCCTTTCATTGATTTCATTTGGGCTGTGTTATGCGCTGATCAATGCTGGTGTGGATGTAGCAGCGTTGCTGCAGAAGGTACTACTGGTATTTGAAAACTTTGTGTGTGGcatatttttgtttgtttgtttgattgTAGAGGCGTTGCAGGTGGGAATCTCTGCGGATGCGACAGGGGAGAAGGTGGGGACGTTTGCGTTGGCTTACGCGGCGCACAAGGCGGCGTCGCCGATTAGATTCCCGCCGACGGTGGCGCTGACGCCGGTTGTTGCCAGTTGGATCAGCAAGAAAGTGGATGGGGAGAAGTGAGAGGATTGTGGGATCACTTTGTTTCTTGTAATTCATCAATCAATCAATATTAGTAGTAGAATAGAGATATACTATTACTCAAAATTGCATACATATGGTGACTTTGTCATTTGGAGTCTTCTGATTGGTAGATTGAACGAGACAAGCTTACTCCTAATAATTTTTGGATACAGCGGTAAAcataatttcgaaaaaaatcgAACCAATCATGTTTCAATGTTTCGGTTAAATTTTGATGAAAAAGATTTTAAGCTAATTTGGTACTTTTACTAAATGAACACACCCAAAAAATCTTACTAAAACTAAAAAAtcgaaataaagaaaaaaaatcgggtaattcAATTTGATTAATTTCTATTGCAGGGTGATTTTCAATTCCCACCCTAGGCCTGGAGTCTCGGCTGGAATGATGAGAAACAAATCTCTTGGAATTTAGACAAACACAAAACCTCGTACCAACTAATTATTTGTTGATAGCAAGGCGTAATAAGTAGAATCTGTGCAGCAATGTCAGTATAGAACTTGACCAACTTTGTCTTATCACACTAACCTTCTGCTGCTGGTGGTGAGCAGTAAATGAGGGTAAAAACCAGTAAAATAATAAGAGACCAGAAGATCTAAGATGGTGGTGATAATTAAAAAAGACAAAAGTTGAAGCTTTTAATCCTCACGGTCTGTGCCTGGGCAGTGCATCAAATTTTTTTGGTACCCCACTCAAAATTGTGAAGCAGAGAGAATATGTGCATGTACACACATCCAATATGCATAtatttatagagagagagagagagagtgtgagagaggagagaaaacCCTAGATCTTGCACAGAGGTCCAAGAAGGGTCAACAAAACCTAGTCAGTAATTCTTTCTTCTTTGATGGTTTCAGAGACCCACTGAAAAATCATGAAACGTGTCGACCCCTCATCCAGAATCATCAATTTTTAATCCAAAAACAAATTAAAGCATCATTCTTGAAGCAATAAACTGAATATCATAGCAAGTACTAACGCTATAAGacgaaaattgatttttttttaagatctAGTCAAATATAGTACAATCTATATTCAAAGTCACTTACAAATTTTGACTAACCAAAGGACTGTAAAGTCAGAAGTCAGAACTAAAGAAGAGTAatacgaaaaataaaaaataaataaataaattgcactACTAAATTTAATACGCCATAATTTATCCGAATAAACTTCTCGTGCAAATTTTATGTACAAGAAAAATCATCAGATTTTTCAAATTGTTGGAATAACTACAACTGCacaaaagtaaaagaaaaactACGTATTTATATACTCAATCTAAATCATGATGATCAACGTTAAATCCAAAACAAGCCGACGTCAATTTCTTGATCCATGTTGGAATTCGCGAAGAAAAACACTTGTTGGAGGATCTGTGTAGAGGACGAGGACGAGTACGAGGAGCCCCGATCTGTCCGTACAACATTGCAGCCCGTCTCAATAGAGGGTTGCCCGCATTGTGCCTAGGCCGTGCCACTGGTAACACTTTCGACGATACGACTTTAAGATCTCTCAACGACGTATATCTTGATCGCGAAGATTCTCCAACTTCATCTTCAAAAACTCCATTTTGTGAGATGGATATCGAGCTCTTCATGGCACTACTTACATATATGATCGAGGTCGAATAATATGTCaggcaaaaaatttactcttatagttgtatttatataatttggttgatgatatatataaaagagttgTAACTGTAGTAGGAATCGAGAAATGACACGATAATGAGTTGTAATTGTAGTAGGAATCGAAAGTGTAAACAAATCATATTTGGAGAAGATATGTGCAGTAGTTATCTACAAGTAAAGTAGTATCTCGAGTACTAGATAATTCGtcatttttacaattttacaattttataatCTTAAAAGTTTATCTCCAGTGCAGTTTATCATTGATTCTTAAGTCGAGTTTTGCTGCTAGCCTTTATTTTTACTCTCACCGAGAAATACTTAATTTTGATTACAATGAAGTACCTTTTGATGAATTACTAAAATACTTAATTTCAGTTTACTGAGTTGCATTTATCTCAAATTTTGAATAATAAGTTTACTGAGTTGCATTTATCTCAAATTTTGAATAATAAGCACATGAAGAAATTCAAACGGTCTTTAATATCAAATTCAAAACCCCAAAAccgaagaagaaagaaaaagttgGGAGTCGAAATTTTATCAATTCAAAACCCCaaaaccaaaattttatttcagcTCGGTGATTTTCAATACTTATCAATTTGCTTTTCCAATGTAGTAGTTCACTAGTTTGTGAATTTCTCCTCACAAGGATTGAGTTGCTTTGATACGTGAGTTGAAGAAATACAGATCTAGTGAGAGAGGAGTTCACTATCTTGGCTAGAATATTACAGAACTGTCAACTAAATctccatgatgatgatgatgatgctacAATGAAACAAATTTTCCAATTTACACAACACAAAACCTCGTACCGACTAATTATTAGTTCATAGCAAAAGCGCAATAAGTAATAACTACCCAGAAACTATACAGTGACCATCCATCCTAAGCAGTTGAACACAATCTCGAATTTCTGCAGCATTGCCAGCAATGTCATTATACAACAACACATGATTCTTCAAGAATATATAGTACAAGCTCAGCTTCTAGCTCCCTGCTGATGGGACTATACTCGGTCGTGGAGCTTGATCTCGTGAAGGGCTGATGATAGGTCCCATACTCGGTCGTGGAGCTTGATCTCGTGAAGGGCTGATGATAGACACTGGATAGCCTTCGTGTAGTGTGTTCAAGGTATCCCAGTCGACCTCATCTACAATATATAGCCATGATTCGGAAAAAATACGCTTTTGGTTTGGGGAGTTGCTAACTCCTTATCAATTCTTTGATCCTGTGCAGGAAGAAATACAAAACTTGAATTCAGAGGAGTGCAGATTAGACGAGCGCATAAGGTCACCTCTAATGCTTCAATCATCTATATCCCGATCCTCTCTTCGAACATGTCAGTCTTCTGATATACTTCTTGTTTCAGAGAAATGCAGGAAAAGTTAAGGGGGCTAAGCGAAGAAGAAGACAATCAAAGGTGTCACACTATCATTCCTTCATTGTCGAACTAAATTAACACCATTATCTTTTTTAGCCACTCATTCTAGATTAGTGATTTCTTTCCCAGGTGGCTTTTTATTACTGAAGAAGATGTCAAAAACCTACCGTGCTTCGAGGTATAGATATTCTTCTTCTATTCAACCTATCCTATGCATCtacagattaaaaaaaatactcaaacatgGTTTTGTTCCTTCATCCAGAATGAAACTCTGATAGCTATTAAAGCTCCACACGGCACGACTCTGGAAGTTCCTGAACCCGATGAGGTAACCGTGTCTTATTCCTGGTACTGACAATTCCAACCAGGGATTAGTTTTTCGTGTAATAATGTTTGTTTTATTCCAGTTAATTTTCTTCCTACAGGCTGGAGATTACCCACAGAGAAGATACAAAATCGTTCTTCGAAGCACCATGGGACCAATAGATGTCTACCTCGTAAGGTATCTAAGGAAAAGAAGTTTAAACATATTAAGAAAGTCTATTCTAAGGTTGGGATTACTTTCAAGAGCTCTCATTATCGTGATTCTTTTTGACATTCTTGTCAAACCTAGTCAATTCGAGGAGATAAATGCCTACGAAGCACAGCCAAGTAACCTTGACACATCTGTTGCGAATGAGACACCAACGGAGGAGATTACACGAGATGAAATCATTGGGCAGGGAGAAGGAGTTCAAAGGATGTGCTTAGAGACGAGCTCATCCCATGATTTCGTGAGTGGAATCATGAAGATCGTACCAGATGCTGACGTGAGCTATCACTTAATATTTTACTACATGTCTCACATGCGAACATTCTTCCATTGCTAAACCTTGCTTCTCCCTTCAACATTTGCAGAGCGATGCTGATTATTATCTATTGTCAGAGACGGATGTAAGCATCACTGACATGTGGAGGACAGAAGGTATCCTGAACTTGGTTTTCgctgcttttttttttcctccttGTATTTATTGATCATGAAGCGTATTTTTTCCGAATCATGGCTATATATTGTAGATGAGGTCGACTGGGATACCTTGAACACACTACACGAAGGCTATCCAGTGTCTATCATCAGCCCTTCACGAGATCAAGCTCCACGACCGAGTATAGTCCCATCAGCAGGGAGCTAGAAGCTGAGCTTGTACTATATATTCTTGAAGAATCATGTGTTGTTGTATAATGACATTGCTGGCAATGCTGCAGAAATTCGAGATTGTGTTCAACTGCTTAGGATGGATGGTCACTGTATAGTTTCTGGGTAGTTATTACTTATTGCGCTTTTGCTATGAACTAATAATTAGTCGGTACGAGGTTTTGTGTTGTGTAAATTGGAAAATTTGTTTCATTgtagcatcatcatcatcatcatggagATTTAGTTGACAGTTCTGTAATATTCTAGCCAAGATAGTGAACTCCTCTCTCACTAGATCTGTATTTCTTCAACTCACGTATCAAAGCAACTCAATCCTTGTGAGGAGAAATTCACAAACTAGTGAACTACTACATTGGAAAAGCAAATTGATAAGTATTGAAAATCACCGAgctgaaataaaattttggttttGGGGTTTTGAATTGATAAAATTTCGACTCCcaactttttctttcttcttcggTTTTGGGGTTTTGAATTTGATATTAAAGACCGTTTGAATTTCTTCATGTGCTTATTATTCATGACCCAAATCCATTCGAAtttgtccccttgggatggcctagtggttagGGTGGTTgtctgttgtccaagaggtcacagtgGTTAGGATGGTTgtctgttgtccaagaggtcacaggttcgagtactctcggccacaataaccactaggtggggtgtgtgtggtttgtattatttataatgtaatttcatcaaaaaaaaaaaatccattcgAATTTAACTTCAATTTGTTTTCGCTGCtcgaaataatattttatgtgttattcagggccggccctgagggCGGGTGGGCATGGGCAGGCATGGGCGATGGCCCAGGGCCCCAAAAAATTGAGAgcccaattttttaatatatcccATTAATTATAGGCTTTATGTATACTAAAAAATTTAGATAACCTAATTTATTGTCAAAAATTCaaagttcaatttaaaatcaatttcaaattaatttgatgataattttgtaacataattttgagggcccaaaattttaaatatatctcattaattatagactttatatatactaaaaaatattgggtaatataacttattgtcaaatttatattatattaaaacttcaaagttcaaatcgaaatataaaattatgctgACAATGCCAGTTATTGACATACTGTTATACTAAAAGGAGcttctcaattttaaaatcgtTGAAAACGCATTTGAGATCGTCAATGTCCCTAGAGagattgaatgatttgacaatatttatatatataaactcaaccactttcaaaaatagtaagttatgttttcctgtcaaaaatcaccttactattttttaaaataattttttgtttctatttttttttatcaatttcgtCTACACTagatgatgataataataataataataataataataataataataataataataataataataataataataataataataataaattcatacaaaaacgtactaaaaatttaataaatataaaccatattagaaattctatttttaagatatatatatataattatttactCCCGCCGAGAAATACTTAATTTTGATTACAACGAAGTACCTTTTGATGAATTACTAAAATACTTAATTTCAGTTTACAGAGTTGCATTTATCTCAAATTTTGATTCGATTTGATGACTCGATAACAACGACAAGTATATGCCCGATTCTCTGTAATCTATTCTTCATACTGTCATATATTctctaaataattaaatattgtaattcatatataattatcataatataTTAGATGCCTATTGTTTCTGATGTAGTTattatatttttgataaaacacAATAACACGAGGGCCGGTCCTGAGAATAATGAGGCCTgggcgaaattataaaaatgggcCCTCAATATATTAGCGcatcaatatattaaaaaataaaattttccattacttataaaaaatCACTTTATCTAGTAAAAATTTTTACTTAGAAAATCATCGACATTTTATCTAACATCTCTTAATctctttttctatacataactaGTATTACTCgcgtgcgatgcacggcaaacaaaattatattttttagaatattatatttagaaaataaaattctataagttacttatattattatctaaaataactctaataaagataatagcattaaaatgaagataaaatcATCTTATAATTGGAGGCATATAATATGAATGACcaagatcttgacaaaacctttttaactaacgattattattatctatttaaaaaatttccaccaaaatatctagatatttttctttcaaattttctagtAGTTTTGAAAGgatttttgaaacttttaattactttttactgatttgcatttcataatatatttttttgatacgttaattgactgtaaatccacaaactattagtgaattttgct
This window encodes:
- the LOC131021944 gene encoding uncharacterized protein LOC131021944 isoform X2 is translated as MATIVQIPVQRFSSRAPSSPSKNGEISRFFSSVSNSKSARSRLKVRAVKEKIEEIKTSSSADEITKKYGLEVGLWKIFSSKEGGEKKSKGDEAKELLAKYGGAYLATSITLSLISFGLCYALINAGVDVAALLQKVGISADATGEKVGTFALAYAAHKAASPIRFPPTVALTPVVASWISKKVDGEK
- the LOC131021944 gene encoding uncharacterized protein LOC131021944 isoform X1, with protein sequence MATIVQIPVQRFSSRAPSSPSKNGEISRFFSSVSNSKSARSRLKVRAVKEKIEEIKTSSSADEITKKYGLEVGLWKIFSSKEGGEKKSKGDEAKELLAKYGGAYLATSITLSLISFGLCYALINAGVDVAALLQKVLLVFENFVCGIFLFVCLIVEALQVGISADATGEKVGTFALAYAAHKAASPIRFPPTVALTPVVASWISKKVDGEK
- the LOC131006982 gene encoding transcription factor E2FB-like, translating into FGELLTPYQFFDPVQEEIQNLNSEECRLDERIREMQEKLRGLSEEEDNQRWLFITEEDVKNLPCFENETLIAIKAPHGTTLEVPEPDEAGDYPQRRYKIVLRSTMGPIDVYLVSQFEEINAYEAQPSNLDTSVANETPTEEITRDEIIGQGEGVQRMCLETSSSHDFVSGIMKIVPDADSDADYYLLSETDVSITDMWRTEDEVDWDTLNTLHEGYPVSIISPSRDQAPRPSIVPSAGS